The Acropora palmata chromosome 10, jaAcrPala1.3, whole genome shotgun sequence genome contains a region encoding:
- the LOC141895020 gene encoding uncharacterized protein LOC141895020, with the protein MAAAKARKYADEMLLLYAADKDDDDFDILLVDALYKEPSPATFGFKFNLDSLDEQMSIELFRFGKADLHLLCNTLSIPDVYKCPNGTVANGMEAMLVLLRRLTYPNRLCDLSPLFGRAEPELSMIIHEVLNDLYNRFHHLLEDLDQNWIDVQAFSDAIHDAGSPLPNCWGFIDGTLRPCCRPIQNQRILFSGHKRTHGLKFQSVVCPNGLIANLFGPVAGRHHDPFMLHESNLIPRLQAKFAALPIFTLYGDPAYPLCQHILGPYRGAQLTPDQQLFNERMSKVRESVEWSFGKVVQYFAFLDFRKNLKVLLQPVGKYYVVGSLLINCHTCLHGSVTSSYFGLQPPDLGTYLSN; encoded by the exons ATGGCGGCTGCCAAGGCCAG AAAGTACGCAGATGAAATGTTGCTTCTTTATGCCGCAGACAAGGATGACGATGACTTTGACATTTTGCTTGTGGATGCTTTGTATAAGGAACCATCACCAGCAACGTttggttttaaatttaatCTTGACAGCCTCGATGAACAGATGTCTATAGAGCTTTTCAG GTTTGGGAAAGCAGACCTTCATCTTTTATGCAATACGTTGTCAATACCCGATGTTTACAAGTGTCCGAACGGCACTGTGGCAAATGGTATGGAAGCGATGCTGGTTCTTCTGAGGAGACTGACGTATCCAAACCGTTTATGTGATTTGAGCCCTTTATTTGGAAGAGCAGAACCCGAACTGAGCATGATTATTCATGAG gTGTTGAATGATCTCTATAACCGTTTCCATCACTTACTTGAAGACCTTGACCAGAATTGGATTGATGTACAGGCATTTTCAGATGCTATACATGATGCTGGAAGTCCTTTACCAAACTGCTGGGGATTCATAGATGGGACCCTGAGGCCTTGCTGTAGACCCATACAAAATCAAAGAATCTTATTTTCTGGACACAAGCGAACACATGGACTAAAATTTCAG AGTGTGGTATGTCCAAATGGATTGATAGCCAACCTGTTTGGCCCTGTTGCTGGACGACATCATGATCCTTTTATGCTTCACGAAAGCAATTTGATACCTCGACTGCAAGCAAAATTTGCAGCTTTGCCAATTTTCACATTGTATGGAGATCCTGCTTATCCTCTTTGCCAACACATTCTTGGACCCTACAGGGGAGCACAACTGACGCCTGATCAGCAATTGTTTAATGAAAGAATGAGCAAAGTTCGTGAATCTGTAGAGTGGTCATTTGGAAAAGTTGTCCAGTATTTTGCATTTCTGGACTTTAGAAAGAACCTTAAAGTTCTCTTACAACCTGTTGGTAAATATTATGTGGTGGGTTCACTTCTGATAAACTGCCATACTTGTTTGCATGGTAGTGTGACCTCCAGTTATTTTGGACTGCAACCCCCTGACTTGGGCACTTACCTCAGCAATTGA